In a genomic window of Cyprinus carpio isolate SPL01 chromosome A10, ASM1834038v1, whole genome shotgun sequence:
- the LOC122146414 gene encoding cell wall protein AWA1-like isoform X1 — translation MDQRWTRLPLPVIFLLFWRNADGFKDGTYSDAHHGWGLPSDAFSPHGVQSSVSEVHVTGILPVEEVGSSLFPNKPLKSKSKLNLLQFVKGGSSNFQSTSHAQTAYDALRQPQDTASQSALKSPSSYESVSLSSPQAGPSTTVQGSRKQLTSTYTGSSGTQAGSSTPFILQGSTAYVGSPQPQDTVSQFAPGSPSSYPGLSLSSPQAGPSTTVQGSRKQLTSIYRGSSGTQTGSSSFSLQESTAYGGSHQPQDTASQSAPGSQSYASVSLSSPQAGPSTTRGLQKQFTSAYQGSSGAPFGASTDFASKGMSHSYSGSVQSKGTTSQFSPVSSPYASISLSSPQAGPSTTVQGSRKQLTSTYTGSSGTQAGSSTPFILHGSTAYGASRQPQDTASQSAPKSPSSYASVSLSSPQAGPSTTVQGSRKQLASTYMGSSGTQTGSSSFSLQESTDYGASPQPQDTVSQFAPGSPSSYPGFSLSSPQAGPSIDPGSVKQFSFTLMGNPDTKAGSSTPFTLQGSTGYGGSPQPQDTASQFAPGSPSSYPGLSLSSPQAGPSIDPGSVKQFTFTLMGSPDTQAGSSTPFILQGSTGYGGSPQPQDTTSQFAPESPSSYPGLSLSSPQAGPSTVLGSRKQLASTYMGSSGTQAGSPSFSLQGSTDYGASPQPQDTVSQFAPGSPSSYPGLSLSSPQAGPSTVLGSLKQLSFTFTRNPGTQAGFFTPFTLQGSITYDGSLLPQGSASQFAPVSPSYPSVLTPSQGVDSQSTIPDSLKKLTSTFAGNSGTQAGSSTPFALQGGTTYGGSSQPQDTTSWSAPGPHSSYASASLSSPQAGPSTNVQGSLKRLASTFVGSYGTQAGSSTAILQGTTAYGGSSQPQDSTSWSAPGPHSSYASASLSSPQAGPSTVQASQKQFTSAYQGSSGAQSGASTGFASQGMSSSSSGSVQSQGTTSQFAPGSPSSYLGLSLSSPQAGPSTNVQGSLKRLASTFVGSSGTQAGSSTAILQGSTAYGGSSQPQDATSRSAPGPHSSYASVSLSSPQAVAGPGTAQSSQKQFISTSTGSSGKLL, via the exons atggaTCAAAGGTGGACAAG GTTACCCTTGCCAGTAATCTTCTTGTTGTTTTGGAGGAATGCTGATGGATTTAAAG ATGGAACATATTCCGATGCCCATCATGGGTGGGGTCTGCCTTCTGATGCTTTCTCACCTCATGGagtccagtcttctgtgtcagaGGTCCATGTGACTGGGATTTTGCCTGTTGAAGAAGTGGGCTCCAGTTTGTTCCCTAACAAACCCCTGAAAAGCAAGTCTAAGTTGAATCTACTTCAGTTTGTCAAAGGTGGTTCCAGCAACTTTCAGTCAACATCTCATGCCCAAACTGCCTATGATGCATTACGTCAGCCTCAGGATACAGCAAGTCAGTCTGCCCTTAAGTCTCCATCCTCCTATGAAAGTGTATCACTGTCCTCACCCCAAGCTGGTCCATCTACTACTGTTCAAGGTTCTCGAAAGCAGCTTACCTCTACCTACACAGGCAGCTCTGGCACCCAGGCAGGATCCTCAACTCCATTTATACTGCAGGGAAGCACTGCTTATGTTGGATCACCTCAGCCTCAAGATACCGTTAGCCAGTTTGCCCCTGGGTCTCCATCCTCGTATCCAGGTTTATCACTGTCCTCACCCCAAGCTGGTCCATCTACTACTGTTCAGGGTTCTCGGAAGCAGCTTACCTCTATCTACAGGGGCAGCTCTGGCACCCAGACAGGAtcatccagcttcagtctgcaGGAAAGCACTGCTTATGGTGGATCACATCAGCCTCAAGATACTGCAAGTCAGTCTGCCCCTGGGTCTCAGTCCTATGCAAGTGTATCACTGTCCTCACCCCAAGCTGGTCCATCTACTACTCGGGGTTTGCAGAAGCAGTTTACCTCTGCCTACCAGGGCAGCTCAGGGGCTCCGTTTGGGGCCTCTACAGATTTTGCCTCAAAAGGTATGAGCCACTCTTACAGTGGTTCTGTACAGTCTAAAGGTACCACAAGTCAGTTTTCTCCTGTGTCTTCCCCATATGCAAGTATTTCACTCTCCTCACCCCAAGCTGGTCCATCAACTACTGTTCAGGGTTCTCGGAAGCAGCTTACCTCTACCTACACGGGCAGCTCTGGCACCCAGGCAGGATCCTCAACTCCTTTTATCCTGCATGGAAGCACTGCTTATGGTGCATCACGTCAGCCTCAAGATACAGCAAGTCAGTCTGCCCCAAAGTCTCCATCCTCCTATGCAAGTGTATCACTGTCCTCACCCCAAGCTGGTCCATCTACTACTGTTCAGGGTTCTCGGAAGCAACTTGCCTCTACCTATATGGGCAGCTCTGGCACCCAGACAGGAtcatccagcttcagtctgcaGGAAAGCACTGATTATGGTGCATCACCTCAGCCTCAAGATACCGTTAGCCAGTTTGCCCCTGGGTCACCATCCTCATATCCAGGTTTTTCGCTGTCCTCACCACAAGCTGGTCCATCTATTGATCCAGGTTCTGTGAAGCAGTTTAGCTTTACCTTAATGGGCAACCCAGACACAAAGGCAGGGTCCTCAACTCCTTTTACCCTGCAGGGAAGCACTGGTTATGGTGGATCACCTCAGCCTCAAGATACCGCTAGCCAGTTTGCCCCTGGGTCTCCATCCTCGTATCCAGGTTTATCGCTGTCCTCACCCCAAGCTGGTCCATCTATTGATCCAGGTTCTGTGAAGCAGTTTACCTTTACCTTAATGGGCAGCCCAGACACACAGGCAGGGTCCTCAACTCCTTTTATCCTGCAGGGAAGCACTGGTTATGGTGGATCACCTCAGCCTCAAGATACCACTAGCCAGTTTGCCCCTGAGTCTCCATCCTCATATCCAGGTTTATCATTGTCCTCACCCCAAGCTGGTCCATCTACTGTTCTGGGATCTCGGAAGCAACTTGCCTCTACCTATATGGGCAGCTCTGGCACCCAGGCAGGATCACCCAGCTTCAGTCTGCAGGGAAGCACTGATTATGGTGCATCACCTCAGCCTCAAGATACCGTTAGCCAGTTTGCCCCTGGGTCTCCATCCTCGTATCCAGGTTTATCACTGTCCTCACCCCAAGCTGGTCCATCTACTGTTCTGGGTTCTCTGAAGCAGCTTTCCTTTACCTTCACGAGAAACCCTGGCACCCAGGCAGGGTTCTTTACTCCCTTCACCCTGCAAGGAAGTATCACTTATGATGGATCACTGCTGCCTCAAGGTAGTGCAAGTCAATTTGCCCCTGTTTCTCCCTCATATCCAAGTGTATTAACCCCATCCCAAGGTGTTGACAGTCAGTCTACTATTCCGGACTCTCTAAAGAAGCTTACCTCTACCTTCGCAGGCAACTCTGGCACCCAGGCAGGGTCCTCTACCCCTTTTGCTCTGCAGGGTGGCACCACTTATGGTGGTTCATCTCAACCTCAAGATACCACAAGTTGGTCTGCTCCTGGACCTCATTCCTCCTATGCAAGTGCATCACTGTCCTCACCCCAAGCTGGTCCATCTACTAATGTGCAGGGTTCTCTGAAGCGGCTGGCTTCTACCTTCGTAGGCAGCTATGGCACCCAGGCAGGGTCCTCTACTGCTATCCTGCAGGGAACCACTGCTTATGGTGGATCATCTCAACCTCAAGATTCCACAAGTTGGTCTGCCCCTGGACCTCATTCCTCCTATGCAAGTGCATCACTGTCCTCACCCCAAGCTGGTCCATCTACTGTTCAGGCTTCTCAGAAGCAGTTTACATCTGCCTACCAGGGCAGCTCTGGGGCTCAGTCTGGGGCCTCTACTGGTTTTGCCTCACAGGGAATGAGCAGCTCTTCCAGTGGTTCTGTCCAGTCTCAAGGTACCACAAGTCAGTTTGCCCCTGGGTCTCCATCCTCCTATCTGGGTTTATCATTGTCCTCACCCCAAGCTGGTCCATCTACTAATGTTCAGGGTTCTCTGAAGCGGCTGGCTTCTACCTTTGTAGGCAGCTCTGGCACCCAGGCAGGGTCCTCTACTGCTATCCTACAGGGAAGCACTGCTTATGGTGGATCATCTCAACCTCAAGATGCCACAAGTCGGTCTGCCCCTGGACCTCATTCCTCCTATGCAAGTGTATCACTGTCCTCACCCCAAGCTGTTGCTGGTCCTGGTACTGCTCAGAGTTCACAGAAGCAGTTTATTTCTACCTCCACAGGCAGCTCTGGTAAACTGCTATGA
- the LOC109053448 gene encoding cell wall protein AWA1-like isoform X1 translates to MLSSSISSQSTNVQSSPSVSTSTQSRSGTQLATSSYFIPVQGGSSSVSVSLKPQGTLGQYAPMSPTKYVSAPQATTNSGSSHSAGSPVSPLSQMGASGQFTSRGGYYYRGLLPQSQASSSQYALGYSKPISSPQSDSSQSTSVLSSSKQYSSASKGSSGAQFGASTGFASQGTSSSSSGSVQSQGTTSQFAPGSPSSYLGLSLSSPQAGPSTNVQGSLKRLASTFVGSSGTQAGSSTAILQGSPAYGGSSQPQDTTIWSVPGPHSSYASASLSSPQAGPSTVQGSRKRLTSTYMGSSGTQAGSSSFTLQGIGTYGGSPRPQDAASQFSPGSPSSYPGLSQSSPKGVASQSSSQKRFTSAYQGSSGAQFGVSTGFASQGMSSSSSGSVQSQGTTSQFAPGSPSSYLGLSLSSPQAGPSTNVQGSLKRLASTFVGSSGTQAGSSTAILQGSTAYGGSSQPRDTTSWSAPGPHSSHASASPFSPQAGPSTVQASQKQFTSAYQGSSGAQFGASTGFASQGTSSSSSGSVQSQGTTSQFAPGSYSYAGVSLSSPQAGPSTVQGPWKPLTSTFTGSSGTQVGSSTPFTLHGSPAYGGSHQPQDMASPLAPSFPYEGLYCNCVLSPQGVDRSSTVLSSQKPFISSYGTQSGSSTPFTLQGSITYDGSPQPQGTASQFALISSSYPSVLSPSQGVASQSIRGSLKKLSSTFAGSSGTQAGSSTAILQGSTAYGGSVQPQDVTSQSAPGPHSSYTSASLSSPQAVASPGSWKQFISTSTGSTGKRRW, encoded by the coding sequence ATGCTCAGTTCTTCCATTTCTAGCCAGTCCACAAATGTTCAGAGTTCCCCTAGTGTGTCTACAAGCACCCAGAGCAGGTCTGGCACTCAGTTGGCAACTTCCAGTTATTTTATCCCTGTGCAAGGAGGTAGTAGCTCCGTTAGTGTCTCTCTCAAGCCCCAGGGCACTCTGGGTCAGTATGCTCCCATGTCTCCTACCAAATATGTAAGTGCTCCCCAAGCAACCACAAATAGTGGGTCTTCCCATAGCGCAGGATCACCGGTTAGTCCTCTCTCTCAAATGGGAGCTTCTGGTCAGTTTACATCTCGGGGAGGGTACTATTACAGGGGATTGCTTCCACAGTCTCAAGCTAGCTCTAGTCAATATGCTCTTGGCTACTCCAAGCCCATTTCCTCACCCCAGAGCGATTCCAGTCAGTCCACTAGTGTCTTGAGTTCCAGTAAGCAATATAGCTCTGCCTCTAAGGGCAGCTCTGGGGCTCAGTTTGGGGCCTCTACTGGTTTTGCCTCGCAGGGAACAAGCAGCTCTTCCAGTGGTTCTGTCCAGTCTCAAGGTACCACAAGTCAGTTTGCCCCTGGGTCTCCATCCTCCTATCTAGGTTTATCATTGTCCTCACCCCAAGCTGGTCCATCTACTAATGTTCAGGGTTCTCTGAAGCGGCTGGCTTCTACCTTCGTAGGCAGCTCTGGCACCCAGGCAGGGTCCTCTACTGCCATCCTGCAGGGAAGCCCTGCTTATGGTGGATCATCTCAACCTCAAGATACCACAATTTGGTCTGTCCCTGGACCTCATTCCTCCTATGCAAGTGCATCACTGTCTTCACCCCAAGCTGGTCCATCTACTGTTCAGGGTTCTCGTAAGCGGCTTACCTCTACCTACATGGGCAGCTCTGGCACCCAGGCAGGATCATCCAGCTTCACTCTACAGGGAATTGGTACTTATGGTGGATCACCTAGGCCTCAAGATGCTGCTAGCCAGTTTTCCCCTGGGTCTCCATCCTCATATCCAGGTTTATCACAGTCTTCACCCAAAGGTGTTGCCAGTCAATCTAGTTCACAGAAGCGATTTACCTCTGCCTACCAGGGCAGCTCTGGGGCTCAGTTTGGGGTCTCTACTGGTTTTGCCTCACAGGGAATGAGCAGCTCTTCCAGTGGTTCTGTCCAGTCTCAAGGTACCACAAGTCAGTTTGCCCCTGGGTCTCCATCCTCCTATCTAGGTTTATCATTGTCCTCACCCCAAGCTGGTCCATCTACTAATGTTCAGGGTTCTCTGAAGCGGCTGGCTTCTACCTTCGTAGGCAGCTCTGGCACCCAGGCAGGGTCCTCTACTGCCATCCTGCAGGGAAGCACTGCTTATGGTGGATCATCTCAACCTCGAGATACAACAAGTTGGTCTGCCCCTGGACCTCATTCCTCCCACGCAAGTGCATCACCATTTTCACCCCAAGCTGGTCCATCTACTGTTCAGGCTTCTCAGAAGCAGTTTACATCTGCCTACCAGGGCAGCTCTGGGGCTCAGTTTGGGGCCTCTACTGGTTTTGCCTCGCAGGGAACAAGCAGCTCTTCCAGTGGTTCTGTCCAGTCTCAAGGTACCACAAGTCAGTTTGCCCCTGGGTCTTACTCATATGCAGGTGTTTCACTGTCCTCCCCACAAGCTGGTCCATCTACTGTTCAGGGTCCTTGGAAGCCGCTTACCTCTACCTTCACAGGCAGCTCTGGCACCCAGGTGGGGTCCTCTACTCCCTTCACCCTGCATGGAAGTCCTGCTTATGGTGGATCACATCAGCCTCAAGATATGGCAAGTCCACTTGCCCCTAGCTTTCCATATGAAGGCTTATACTGCAACTGTGTGTTGTCACCCCAAGGTGTAGACCGGTCCTCTACTGTTCTGAGTTCACAGAAGCCTTTTATCTCTAGCTATGGAACCCAGTCAGGGTCTTCTACTCCCTTCACCCTGCAAGGAAGTATCACTTATGATGGATCACCACAGCCTCAAGGTACTGCTAGTCAATTTGCCCTCATTTCTTCCTCCTATCCAAGTGTTTTATCCCCATCCCAAGGTGTTGCCAGTCAGTCTATTAGGGGCTCTCTGAAGAAGCTTTCCTCTACCTTCGCAGGCAGCTCTGGCACCCAGGCAGGGTCCTCTACTGCTATCCTGCAGGGAAGCACTGCTTATGGTGGATCAGTTCAACCTCAAGACGTTACAAGTCAGTCTGCCCCTGGACCTCATTCCTCCTATACGAGTGCATCACTGTCCTCACCCCAAGCTGTTGCTAGTCCTGGTTCATGGAAGCAGTTTATCTCTACCTCCACAGGTAGCACTGGTAAAAGACGCTGGTAA
- the LOC109053448 gene encoding cell wall protein AWA1-like isoform X2: MLSSSISSQSTNVQSSPSVSTSTQSRSGTQLATSSYFIPVQGGSSSVSVSLKPQGTLGQYAPMSPTKYVSAPQATTNSGSSHSAGSPVSPLSQMGASGQFTSRGGYYYRGLLPQSQASSSQYALGYSKPISSPQSDSSQSTSVLSSSKQYSSASKGSSGAQFGASTGFASQGTSSSSSGSVQSQGTTSQFAPGSPSSYLGLSLSSPQAGPSTNVQGSLKRLASTFVGSSGTQAGSSTAILQGSPAYGGSSQPQDTTIWSVPGPHSSYASASLSSPQAGPSTVQGSRKRLTSTYMGSSGTQAGSSSFTLQGIGTYGGSPRPQDAASQFSPGSPSSYPGLSQSSPKGVASQSSSQKRFTSAYQGSSGAQFGVSTGFASQGMSSSSSGSVQSQGTTSQFAPGSPSSYLGLSLSSPQAGPSTNVQGSLKRLASTFVGSSGTQAGSSTAILQGSTAYGGSSQPRDTTSWSAPGPHSSHASASPFSPQAGPSTVQASQKQFTSAYQGSSGAQFGASTGFASQGTSSSSSGSVQSQGTTSQFAPGSYSYAGVSLSSPQAGPSTVQGPWKPLTSTFTGSSGTQVGSSTPFTLHGSPAYGGSHQPQDMASPLAPSFPYEGLYCNCVLSPQGVDRSSTVLSSQKPFISSYGTQSGSSTPFTLQGSITYDGSPQPQGSSGTQAGSSTAILQGSTAYGGSVQPQDVTSQSAPGPHSSYTSASLSSPQAVASPGSWKQFISTSTGSTGKRRW, translated from the exons ATGCTCAGTTCTTCCATTTCTAGCCAGTCCACAAATGTTCAGAGTTCCCCTAGTGTGTCTACAAGCACCCAGAGCAGGTCTGGCACTCAGTTGGCAACTTCCAGTTATTTTATCCCTGTGCAAGGAGGTAGTAGCTCCGTTAGTGTCTCTCTCAAGCCCCAGGGCACTCTGGGTCAGTATGCTCCCATGTCTCCTACCAAATATGTAAGTGCTCCCCAAGCAACCACAAATAGTGGGTCTTCCCATAGCGCAGGATCACCGGTTAGTCCTCTCTCTCAAATGGGAGCTTCTGGTCAGTTTACATCTCGGGGAGGGTACTATTACAGGGGATTGCTTCCACAGTCTCAAGCTAGCTCTAGTCAATATGCTCTTGGCTACTCCAAGCCCATTTCCTCACCCCAGAGCGATTCCAGTCAGTCCACTAGTGTCTTGAGTTCCAGTAAGCAATATAGCTCTGCCTCTAAGGGCAGCTCTGGGGCTCAGTTTGGGGCCTCTACTGGTTTTGCCTCGCAGGGAACAAGCAGCTCTTCCAGTGGTTCTGTCCAGTCTCAAGGTACCACAAGTCAGTTTGCCCCTGGGTCTCCATCCTCCTATCTAGGTTTATCATTGTCCTCACCCCAAGCTGGTCCATCTACTAATGTTCAGGGTTCTCTGAAGCGGCTGGCTTCTACCTTCGTAGGCAGCTCTGGCACCCAGGCAGGGTCCTCTACTGCCATCCTGCAGGGAAGCCCTGCTTATGGTGGATCATCTCAACCTCAAGATACCACAATTTGGTCTGTCCCTGGACCTCATTCCTCCTATGCAAGTGCATCACTGTCTTCACCCCAAGCTGGTCCATCTACTGTTCAGGGTTCTCGTAAGCGGCTTACCTCTACCTACATGGGCAGCTCTGGCACCCAGGCAGGATCATCCAGCTTCACTCTACAGGGAATTGGTACTTATGGTGGATCACCTAGGCCTCAAGATGCTGCTAGCCAGTTTTCCCCTGGGTCTCCATCCTCATATCCAGGTTTATCACAGTCTTCACCCAAAGGTGTTGCCAGTCAATCTAGTTCACAGAAGCGATTTACCTCTGCCTACCAGGGCAGCTCTGGGGCTCAGTTTGGGGTCTCTACTGGTTTTGCCTCACAGGGAATGAGCAGCTCTTCCAGTGGTTCTGTCCAGTCTCAAGGTACCACAAGTCAGTTTGCCCCTGGGTCTCCATCCTCCTATCTAGGTTTATCATTGTCCTCACCCCAAGCTGGTCCATCTACTAATGTTCAGGGTTCTCTGAAGCGGCTGGCTTCTACCTTCGTAGGCAGCTCTGGCACCCAGGCAGGGTCCTCTACTGCCATCCTGCAGGGAAGCACTGCTTATGGTGGATCATCTCAACCTCGAGATACAACAAGTTGGTCTGCCCCTGGACCTCATTCCTCCCACGCAAGTGCATCACCATTTTCACCCCAAGCTGGTCCATCTACTGTTCAGGCTTCTCAGAAGCAGTTTACATCTGCCTACCAGGGCAGCTCTGGGGCTCAGTTTGGGGCCTCTACTGGTTTTGCCTCGCAGGGAACAAGCAGCTCTTCCAGTGGTTCTGTCCAGTCTCAAGGTACCACAAGTCAGTTTGCCCCTGGGTCTTACTCATATGCAGGTGTTTCACTGTCCTCCCCACAAGCTGGTCCATCTACTGTTCAGGGTCCTTGGAAGCCGCTTACCTCTACCTTCACAGGCAGCTCTGGCACCCAGGTGGGGTCCTCTACTCCCTTCACCCTGCATGGAAGTCCTGCTTATGGTGGATCACATCAGCCTCAAGATATGGCAAGTCCACTTGCCCCTAGCTTTCCATATGAAGGCTTATACTGCAACTGTGTGTTGTCACCCCAAGGTGTAGACCGGTCCTCTACTGTTCTGAGTTCACAGAAGCCTTTTATCTCTAGCTATGGAACCCAGTCAGGGTCTTCTACTCCCTTCACCCTGCAAGGAAGTATCACTTATGATGGATCACCACAGCCTCAAG GCAGCTCTGGCACCCAGGCAGGGTCCTCTACTGCTATCCTGCAGGGAAGCACTGCTTATGGTGGATCAGTTCAACCTCAAGACGTTACAAGTCAGTCTGCCCCTGGACCTCATTCCTCCTATACGAGTGCATCACTGTCCTCACCCCAAGCTGTTGCTAGTCCTGGTTCATGGAAGCAGTTTATCTCTACCTCCACAGGTAGCACTGGTAAAAGACGCTGGTAA
- the LOC122146414 gene encoding cell wall protein AWA1-like isoform X2, with product MDQRWTRLPLPVIFLLFWRNADGFKDGTYSDAHHGWGLPSDAFSPHGVQSSVSEVHVTGILPVEEVGSSLFPNKPLKSKSKLNLLQFVKGGSSNFQSTSHAQTAYDALRQPQDTASQSALKSPSSYESVSLSSPQAGPSTTVQGSRKQLTSTYTGSSGTQAGSSTPFILQGSTAYVGSPQPQDTVSQFAPGSPSSYPGLSLSSPQAGPSTTVQGSRKQLTSIYRGSSGTQTGSSSFSLQESTAYGGSHQPQDTASQSAPGSQSYASVSLSSPQAGPSTTRGLQKQFTSAYQGSSGAPFGASTDFASKGMSHSYSGSVQSKGTTSQFSPVSSPYASISLSSPQAGPSTTVQGSRKQLTSTYTGSSGTQAGSSTPFILHGSTAYGASRQPQDTASQSAPKSPSSYASVSLSSPQAGPSTTVQGSRKQLASTYMGSSGTQTGSSSFSLQESTDYGASPQPQDTVSQFAPGSPSSYPGFSLSSPQAGPSIDPGSVKQFSFTLMGNPDTKAGSSTPFTLQGSTGYGGSPQPQDTASQSPSSYPGLSLSSPQAGPSTVLGSRKQLASTYMGSSGTQAGSPSFSLQGSTDYGASPQPQDTVSQFAPGSPSSYPGLSLSSPQAGPSTVLGSLKQLSFTFTRNPGTQAGFFTPFTLQGSITYDGSLLPQGSASQFAPVSPSYPSVLTPSQGVDSQSTIPDSLKKLTSTFAGNSGTQAGSSTPFALQGGTTYGGSSQPQDTTSWSAPGPHSSYASASLSSPQAGPSTNVQGSLKRLASTFVGSYGTQAGSSTAILQGTTAYGGSSQPQDSTSWSAPGPHSSYASASLSSPQAGPSTVQASQKQFTSAYQGSSGAQSGASTGFASQGMSSSSSGSVQSQGTTSQFAPGSPSSYLGLSLSSPQAGPSTNVQGSLKRLASTFVGSSGTQAGSSTAILQGSTAYGGSSQPQDATSRSAPGPHSSYASVSLSSPQAVAGPGTAQSSQKQFISTSTGSSGKLL from the exons atggaTCAAAGGTGGACAAG GTTACCCTTGCCAGTAATCTTCTTGTTGTTTTGGAGGAATGCTGATGGATTTAAAG ATGGAACATATTCCGATGCCCATCATGGGTGGGGTCTGCCTTCTGATGCTTTCTCACCTCATGGagtccagtcttctgtgtcagaGGTCCATGTGACTGGGATTTTGCCTGTTGAAGAAGTGGGCTCCAGTTTGTTCCCTAACAAACCCCTGAAAAGCAAGTCTAAGTTGAATCTACTTCAGTTTGTCAAAGGTGGTTCCAGCAACTTTCAGTCAACATCTCATGCCCAAACTGCCTATGATGCATTACGTCAGCCTCAGGATACAGCAAGTCAGTCTGCCCTTAAGTCTCCATCCTCCTATGAAAGTGTATCACTGTCCTCACCCCAAGCTGGTCCATCTACTACTGTTCAAGGTTCTCGAAAGCAGCTTACCTCTACCTACACAGGCAGCTCTGGCACCCAGGCAGGATCCTCAACTCCATTTATACTGCAGGGAAGCACTGCTTATGTTGGATCACCTCAGCCTCAAGATACCGTTAGCCAGTTTGCCCCTGGGTCTCCATCCTCGTATCCAGGTTTATCACTGTCCTCACCCCAAGCTGGTCCATCTACTACTGTTCAGGGTTCTCGGAAGCAGCTTACCTCTATCTACAGGGGCAGCTCTGGCACCCAGACAGGAtcatccagcttcagtctgcaGGAAAGCACTGCTTATGGTGGATCACATCAGCCTCAAGATACTGCAAGTCAGTCTGCCCCTGGGTCTCAGTCCTATGCAAGTGTATCACTGTCCTCACCCCAAGCTGGTCCATCTACTACTCGGGGTTTGCAGAAGCAGTTTACCTCTGCCTACCAGGGCAGCTCAGGGGCTCCGTTTGGGGCCTCTACAGATTTTGCCTCAAAAGGTATGAGCCACTCTTACAGTGGTTCTGTACAGTCTAAAGGTACCACAAGTCAGTTTTCTCCTGTGTCTTCCCCATATGCAAGTATTTCACTCTCCTCACCCCAAGCTGGTCCATCAACTACTGTTCAGGGTTCTCGGAAGCAGCTTACCTCTACCTACACGGGCAGCTCTGGCACCCAGGCAGGATCCTCAACTCCTTTTATCCTGCATGGAAGCACTGCTTATGGTGCATCACGTCAGCCTCAAGATACAGCAAGTCAGTCTGCCCCAAAGTCTCCATCCTCCTATGCAAGTGTATCACTGTCCTCACCCCAAGCTGGTCCATCTACTACTGTTCAGGGTTCTCGGAAGCAACTTGCCTCTACCTATATGGGCAGCTCTGGCACCCAGACAGGAtcatccagcttcagtctgcaGGAAAGCACTGATTATGGTGCATCACCTCAGCCTCAAGATACCGTTAGCCAGTTTGCCCCTGGGTCACCATCCTCATATCCAGGTTTTTCGCTGTCCTCACCACAAGCTGGTCCATCTATTGATCCAGGTTCTGTGAAGCAGTTTAGCTTTACCTTAATGGGCAACCCAGACACAAAGGCAGGGTCCTCAACTCCTTTTACCCTGCAGGGAAGCACTGGTTATGGTGGATCACCTCAGCCTCAAGATACCGCTAGCCAG TCTCCATCCTCATATCCAGGTTTATCATTGTCCTCACCCCAAGCTGGTCCATCTACTGTTCTGGGATCTCGGAAGCAACTTGCCTCTACCTATATGGGCAGCTCTGGCACCCAGGCAGGATCACCCAGCTTCAGTCTGCAGGGAAGCACTGATTATGGTGCATCACCTCAGCCTCAAGATACCGTTAGCCAGTTTGCCCCTGGGTCTCCATCCTCGTATCCAGGTTTATCACTGTCCTCACCCCAAGCTGGTCCATCTACTGTTCTGGGTTCTCTGAAGCAGCTTTCCTTTACCTTCACGAGAAACCCTGGCACCCAGGCAGGGTTCTTTACTCCCTTCACCCTGCAAGGAAGTATCACTTATGATGGATCACTGCTGCCTCAAGGTAGTGCAAGTCAATTTGCCCCTGTTTCTCCCTCATATCCAAGTGTATTAACCCCATCCCAAGGTGTTGACAGTCAGTCTACTATTCCGGACTCTCTAAAGAAGCTTACCTCTACCTTCGCAGGCAACTCTGGCACCCAGGCAGGGTCCTCTACCCCTTTTGCTCTGCAGGGTGGCACCACTTATGGTGGTTCATCTCAACCTCAAGATACCACAAGTTGGTCTGCTCCTGGACCTCATTCCTCCTATGCAAGTGCATCACTGTCCTCACCCCAAGCTGGTCCATCTACTAATGTGCAGGGTTCTCTGAAGCGGCTGGCTTCTACCTTCGTAGGCAGCTATGGCACCCAGGCAGGGTCCTCTACTGCTATCCTGCAGGGAACCACTGCTTATGGTGGATCATCTCAACCTCAAGATTCCACAAGTTGGTCTGCCCCTGGACCTCATTCCTCCTATGCAAGTGCATCACTGTCCTCACCCCAAGCTGGTCCATCTACTGTTCAGGCTTCTCAGAAGCAGTTTACATCTGCCTACCAGGGCAGCTCTGGGGCTCAGTCTGGGGCCTCTACTGGTTTTGCCTCACAGGGAATGAGCAGCTCTTCCAGTGGTTCTGTCCAGTCTCAAGGTACCACAAGTCAGTTTGCCCCTGGGTCTCCATCCTCCTATCTGGGTTTATCATTGTCCTCACCCCAAGCTGGTCCATCTACTAATGTTCAGGGTTCTCTGAAGCGGCTGGCTTCTACCTTTGTAGGCAGCTCTGGCACCCAGGCAGGGTCCTCTACTGCTATCCTACAGGGAAGCACTGCTTATGGTGGATCATCTCAACCTCAAGATGCCACAAGTCGGTCTGCCCCTGGACCTCATTCCTCCTATGCAAGTGTATCACTGTCCTCACCCCAAGCTGTTGCTGGTCCTGGTACTGCTCAGAGTTCACAGAAGCAGTTTATTTCTACCTCCACAGGCAGCTCTGGTAAACTGCTATGA